A section of the Leptotrichia buccalis C-1013-b genome encodes:
- a CDS encoding glycosyltransferase family 9 protein, which produces MKILIIHTAFIGDIVLSTPLIQKLKDLYPKSKIDYLTLPTNQSVLYNNPNLNEIILYDKKGKDKGIKGFLKVLKILKQKKYDYAVIPHRFIKSILLAKLAKIPDIVGFDVATGSSLLDKKVHYDMKKHEVERLLNLVGYEGKRIPVRIYPAKENFVKIEKILKNSGYTGKKEQKLILVAPGSQRPEKMWPIEKYREVIQKLKKNENYFIGITGSKSEKELPLNFEKDKNVIDFRGEISLVEFGALISKADVVVGNDSSPIHIASGFEKPFVIGIFGPGKRSLGFFPWTEKSNVIEDNEFYENNIVIIPKNQHKYKKDYYKGIPLISTDRVYEEIITRI; this is translated from the coding sequence ATGAAAATCTTGATAATACATACAGCATTTATAGGAGATATCGTTTTATCCACACCTTTGATACAAAAATTAAAGGATTTGTATCCAAAATCTAAAATAGATTACCTGACATTACCGACAAACCAAAGTGTCTTGTATAATAATCCTAATTTAAATGAAATAATTCTTTATGACAAAAAAGGAAAGGATAAAGGAATAAAAGGATTTTTAAAAGTTCTAAAAATTTTGAAGCAAAAAAAATATGACTATGCGGTAATTCCACATAGATTCATAAAATCCATACTACTTGCAAAATTAGCCAAAATTCCTGATATTGTGGGATTTGATGTTGCAACTGGCTCTTCCCTTCTGGATAAGAAAGTCCATTACGATATGAAAAAGCACGAAGTGGAAAGACTTTTAAATTTAGTCGGATATGAAGGAAAAAGAATTCCAGTTAGAATATATCCAGCAAAAGAAAATTTTGTAAAAATTGAGAAAATATTGAAAAATAGCGGATATACTGGGAAAAAAGAGCAAAAATTAATATTAGTTGCACCAGGGAGTCAAAGACCTGAAAAAATGTGGCCGATAGAAAAATATCGAGAAGTAATCCAGAAACTGAAAAAAAATGAAAATTATTTTATTGGAATAACTGGTTCAAAATCTGAAAAGGAGTTGCCCTTAAATTTTGAAAAAGATAAAAACGTAATTGATTTTCGCGGCGAAATAAGTCTTGTAGAATTTGGAGCTTTAATTTCAAAAGCTGATGTTGTTGTAGGAAATGACAGTTCTCCAATTCATATTGCAAGTGGATTTGAGAAACCATTTGTAATTGGGATTTTTGGACCGGGAAAACGAAGTTTGGGATTTTTTCCTTGGACTGAAAAAAGCAATGTTATTGAAGATAATGAATTTTATGAAAATAATATTGTAATAATTCCTAAAAACCAACACAAGTATAAAAAAGATTATTACAAAGGAATTCCTCTGATTAGTACAGACAGGGTTTATGAAGAAATCATAACACGAATCTAA
- a CDS encoding O-antigen ligase family protein, which produces MNEKINLVINKTGYIFCLLVGMSLFFSEKFENNVAIPLLMILFLISMLIKNNRKEILENINLDLEFSIELLLFVCVPFIIAYLDGGIKTRLDNYILRYLIFFPFMYFLGNKKRVFNFLKVFLFSGIIIMILATFNFIKTYNEWAHPVGLYYPRVTAILTVQDFANIMCIIFLFLLSFLLFYKNEDNKKNKIIKIFLFSIMMLTLFLVIVNRSKMVYICLIPTILYIVYKKKKRFIPIVFLICLGGYFVLPSSISNRLQYIVNYKKDPSSNLRVIFWETGLEAFKQKPLYGWKAEERKQFNLDYYKKTGVSDYVHKNFLDRLSEWKIYYVHTHNTYLQFLLDFGIIGTLFLVIFFVSVAFKAMKINFSKNMENSDSKLVALEIATKSSLAAWAIQGITDINLNNKYMVIVSMILIFLLNYLWKEKINLERGKTINE; this is translated from the coding sequence ATGAATGAAAAAATAAATTTAGTTATAAATAAAACAGGATATATTTTTTGTCTATTGGTTGGAATGTCTCTGTTTTTCTCAGAAAAATTTGAAAATAATGTTGCGATACCTTTATTAATGATACTGTTTTTAATCTCAATGTTAATAAAGAATAATCGAAAAGAAATTTTGGAAAATATAAATTTAGATTTGGAATTTTCCATAGAATTATTGTTATTTGTATGTGTTCCATTTATAATAGCATATTTAGACGGCGGAATAAAAACTCGGTTAGATAATTACATCTTAAGATACTTAATATTTTTCCCATTTATGTATTTTTTAGGAAATAAGAAAAGAGTTTTCAATTTTTTAAAAGTATTTTTATTTAGCGGAATAATAATTATGATTTTAGCAACCTTTAACTTTATAAAAACTTATAATGAATGGGCACATCCAGTAGGGCTTTACTATCCAAGGGTTACTGCTATTCTGACTGTTCAGGATTTTGCTAATATTATGTGTATAATATTTCTATTTCTATTATCATTTTTACTTTTTTATAAAAATGAAGATAATAAAAAAAATAAAATAATAAAAATATTTTTATTTTCCATAATGATGCTAACTTTATTTCTAGTAATTGTAAATCGTTCAAAAATGGTTTATATTTGTTTAATACCTACAATACTTTATATTGTGTATAAAAAGAAAAAAAGATTTATTCCTATAGTTTTTTTAATATGTCTTGGTGGATATTTTGTATTGCCAAGTTCAATTTCAAATCGATTACAATATATCGTGAATTATAAAAAAGATCCTTCAAGTAATTTAAGGGTAATATTTTGGGAAACTGGGCTAGAAGCATTCAAGCAAAAACCATTATATGGCTGGAAAGCAGAAGAGAGGAAACAATTTAATCTGGATTATTATAAAAAAACAGGTGTTAGCGATTATGTGCATAAAAATTTTTTAGATAGATTAAGTGAATGGAAAATTTATTATGTTCATACACATAACACATATTTACAGTTTTTATTGGATTTTGGAATTATAGGAACTTTATTTTTAGTAATATTTTTTGTAAGTGTAGCTTTTAAAGCTATGAAAATAAATTTTTCAAAAAATATGGAAAATTCAGATTCTAAATTAGTCGCACTTGAAATTGCAACTAAATCTTCCTTAGCAGCTTGGGCAATACAAGGAATTACAGATATTAACCTAAATAATAAATATATGGTCATAGTTTCAATGATACTAATATTTTTATTAAATTATCTTTGGAAAGAAAAAATAAATTTGGAAAGAGGAAAAACAATTAATGAATAA
- a CDS encoding capsular polysaccharide synthesis protein: MNKYKFRISKLDRLNKTLRKKPYKYIYKEMMPKKLFNKIQNKTYFKTQKMVGEDWDRVLKEYFTNKIETEQIKPKKTFNNEKIIWQFWGQGWDFEKLPDVVKISYKSVEKYKKDYEIIHLDMNNINDYLEIPAYILKKVENKKMGFAHFTDIIRLALLYNYGGVWIDATILLTDYLPQEYFEMDYFMFQRDDNLENKKDWEDYDDFYFSWNNEMKVRVLNSIIFAKKNNEIIKTLLDMLLIFWEHNDLVPNYFFFQVLYTELIENYYKKKQCKIVSDTLTHELIRVWFDKFSQEKLDEITKRNNVHKLTYKIDSGKRDTKGTFLDYFKKMYDIK, translated from the coding sequence ATGAATAAATATAAATTTAGAATTTCAAAACTAGATAGACTTAACAAAACTCTGAGAAAAAAACCTTATAAATATATTTATAAGGAAATGATGCCAAAAAAATTGTTTAATAAGATTCAAAATAAAACTTATTTTAAGACTCAAAAAATGGTTGGAGAAGATTGGGACAGAGTATTAAAAGAATATTTTACAAATAAAATTGAAACTGAACAAATTAAGCCAAAAAAAACATTTAATAATGAAAAAATTATATGGCAGTTCTGGGGACAAGGATGGGACTTTGAAAAATTGCCTGATGTTGTAAAAATAAGCTATAAATCTGTAGAAAAATATAAAAAAGATTATGAAATAATACATTTGGATATGAACAACATAAATGATTATCTGGAAATTCCAGCATATATTTTGAAAAAAGTTGAAAATAAAAAAATGGGATTTGCTCATTTTACAGATATAATAAGACTTGCCCTATTGTATAATTATGGCGGAGTCTGGATAGATGCAACAATATTATTGACAGATTATTTACCGCAGGAATATTTTGAAATGGATTACTTTATGTTTCAAAGAGATGATAATTTGGAAAATAAAAAAGATTGGGAAGATTATGATGACTTTTACTTTTCATGGAATAATGAAATGAAAGTTAGAGTTTTAAACAGTATCATTTTCGCAAAAAAAAATAACGAAATAATAAAAACACTGCTGGATATGCTGCTAATATTCTGGGAACACAATGATTTAGTTCCAAATTATTTTTTCTTTCAAGTTTTGTACACTGAATTAATCGAAAATTATTATAAAAAGAAACAATGTAAAATCGTATCAGATACTTTAACTCACGAACTTATAAGAGTCTGGTTTGATAAATTTTCTCAAGAAAAATTAGACGAAATAACAAAAAGAAACAATGTTCATAAACTTACATATAAGATAGACAGTGGAAAAAGAGATACAAAAGGGACATTTTTAGATTATTTTAAAAAAATGTATGATATAAAATAA
- a CDS encoding glycosyltransferase, whose product MKILVLHGHLSMGGEERVLLNVLRNLVELNYDVDLLITWNHKENNLFENEIPKKVNYEFLFDSYNGKNKLIKEIYRIKAKTTYLKKIEKKIKNEKYDIVIDYSSNLLKYDNFDIKIPVFAWIHFSLTFGEKLTLEKIKKYKKQYKKYSKIFAITRVMKEEFINKVGIDEKKVELVYNPIDLKLIEKKAENVEKKYENYLKQDYFLQVSRLTQQKQPEHLVDIYYKLKQAGIKEKLYFIGDDEKKEIIKQKIKEYNLEDDIILLGQIENPYPFFKNAKLFVHTAKYEGLPTVLLESLALGTPVVSYDCPTGPRDILGKNSEYGELISLNDKDMFVEKVLELMNSKEKYEKYKKLSLIRANDFSMENNKVKLKELIENIKK is encoded by the coding sequence ATGAAAATATTGGTGCTGCATGGACATTTAAGCATGGGCGGAGAAGAAAGAGTTCTGCTAAATGTTCTGAGAAATCTTGTAGAACTGAATTACGATGTTGATTTATTAATAACTTGGAATCATAAGGAAAATAACTTATTTGAAAATGAAATTCCAAAAAAAGTAAATTATGAATTTTTATTTGACAGTTATAACGGAAAAAATAAATTAATCAAAGAAATTTACCGAATAAAAGCCAAAACAACTTATTTAAAAAAAATAGAAAAGAAAATAAAAAACGAAAAATACGATATTGTTATTGATTATTCTTCAAATTTATTAAAATATGATAATTTTGATATAAAGATACCTGTTTTTGCATGGATTCATTTTTCTTTGACTTTTGGAGAAAAATTGACTTTGGAAAAAATAAAAAAATACAAAAAGCAATATAAAAAATATTCAAAAATATTTGCAATAACCCGCGTAATGAAAGAGGAATTTATCAATAAAGTTGGAATAGATGAAAAAAAAGTGGAACTGGTTTACAATCCAATTGATTTAAAATTAATTGAAAAAAAAGCTGAAAATGTAGAAAAAAAATATGAAAATTATTTAAAACAGGACTACTTTTTACAAGTATCACGCCTAACACAACAGAAGCAGCCTGAACATCTAGTTGATATCTATTATAAACTAAAACAGGCTGGCATAAAGGAAAAACTTTATTTTATTGGTGATGATGAAAAAAAAGAAATAATTAAACAGAAAATAAAAGAATATAATCTGGAAGATGACATAATTTTATTAGGACAAATTGAAAATCCATACCCATTTTTTAAAAATGCAAAATTATTTGTACATACTGCAAAATATGAAGGATTACCGACTGTGCTATTAGAAAGCCTTGCTTTAGGAACACCTGTCGTGTCTTATGACTGTCCTACAGGTCCAAGAGATATATTAGGAAAAAATAGCGAATATGGGGAACTGATTTCATTAAATGATAAGGATATGTTTGTCGAAAAAGTCCTTGAACTGATGAACAGCAAGGAAAAATATGAAAAGTATAAAAAGTTATCATTGATTAGAGCTAATGACTTTTCAATGGAAAATAACAAAGTAAAACTAAAGGAGTTAATAGAAAATATTAAAAAGTAA
- a CDS encoding glycosyltransferase family 9 protein translates to MSIINGIKSKIIIWLFGSKKKHKNINLKNIKSILLNPKDSIGDTLMCFCYARQLRKMYPDAKLGIVVTERNIEFAKLNNENEKIIDTIVKRKDVLKNRKKWDMLLDFLSKENTKRMIWKKILSPKITMIFGETNENHYYNRKTLKNYDFDCTPPIETHIIDYLVNSEFAKYFKIEREKPHIELLKMHINRMERFWNTDFGKSGKKIRIFLLPQGSDREMKPEEVASLLNNIENDKINKVKIIMGKTDGSEEYFKKLKTFLNKDLDISLSQTFNIREYLLFMAASDLVIGVDGGGIHMASSLNKPLLSFYANNKYNLCRWSPITSVDSLQVISKNEGNHNQTYNFSMSEPIEWLNSQIKKYINIKLSK, encoded by the coding sequence ATGAGTATAATAAATGGGATAAAATCTAAAATAATAATATGGCTATTTGGTTCAAAAAAAAAGCACAAAAATATTAATTTAAAGAATATAAAATCAATTTTATTAAATCCTAAAGATTCAATTGGCGATACTTTAATGTGTTTCTGTTATGCAAGGCAACTCAGAAAAATGTATCCTGATGCAAAATTAGGAATAGTTGTGACAGAAAGAAATATAGAATTTGCAAAATTAAACAATGAGAATGAAAAAATAATTGATACTATTGTAAAACGGAAAGATGTACTTAAAAATCGTAAAAAATGGGATATGCTGCTAGACTTTCTAAGCAAGGAAAATACAAAAAGAATGATATGGAAAAAAATACTAAGTCCAAAAATTACTATGATTTTTGGTGAAACAAATGAAAATCATTACTATAACAGGAAAACTTTAAAAAACTATGATTTTGACTGTACTCCGCCAATAGAAACACACATTATAGATTATCTGGTAAATTCAGAATTCGCAAAATATTTTAAGATAGAAAGAGAAAAGCCGCATATTGAACTTTTAAAAATGCACATTAACAGGATGGAAAGATTCTGGAATACTGATTTTGGAAAATCAGGGAAAAAAATAAGGATTTTTCTTCTTCCACAAGGTAGCGACAGGGAAATGAAACCTGAAGAGGTTGCTAGTTTGCTAAATAATATTGAAAATGATAAAATTAATAAAGTAAAAATTATTATGGGAAAAACAGACGGAAGTGAAGAATATTTCAAAAAATTGAAAACTTTTTTAAACAAAGATCTAGATATTTCCCTATCTCAAACATTTAACATTAGGGAATATTTACTATTTATGGCAGCTTCCGACTTGGTAATCGGAGTTGACGGTGGTGGAATTCACATGGCTTCTTCCTTGAATAAACCATTATTAAGCTTTTATGCGAACAATAAATATAACTTATGCAGATGGTCTCCAATAACAAGTGTTGACAGCCTACAAGTAATTTCAAAAAATGAAGGAAATCACAATCAGACATATAATTTTTCAATGTCAGAACCAATAGAATGGCTAAATTCTCAAATAAAAAAATATATAAATATTAAATTATCTAAATAA
- a CDS encoding glycosyltransferase family 9 protein, whose protein sequence is MKKINWKFYRPYRDKLVDKKNEVLSRIFDKKKKDINLLSSEINRVLFLRTDGKIGDYIISSFIFREIKKNYPDIKIDVIADKSLKKLLKLNKNIDNYYIINRKHMSDWRAVSKKLRKNDYTVLFDSTEGLKYKQVYLLNRVNAKINVGYNKDDYKIYNKNIKQNNTLKMTEIYRQMLESVNIKVKDTKYDIPVSEESEKNVDEFLKENNATEKIIALNFFGASRGRKINEENALIIIKRLTEMYDKHKIIILDSPNDRETIYNILKKADNKNVLFFEKSQTILDSISIIKRSNLTVSLDTSILHIAEGLNKKIMAFYGPKINKNKWRIKEENNILIDYPENRINDVDFEKLFDNLKV, encoded by the coding sequence ATGAAAAAAATAAATTGGAAATTTTATAGACCATATAGAGATAAGCTGGTTGATAAAAAAAATGAAGTTTTAAGCAGGATATTTGATAAAAAGAAAAAAGATATAAATTTATTGTCTTCAGAAATAAATAGAGTCTTATTTTTAAGAACTGATGGAAAAATTGGAGATTATATAATAAGTTCATTTATTTTTAGGGAAATTAAGAAAAATTATCCCGATATAAAAATTGATGTAATTGCTGACAAATCTTTAAAAAAATTGCTAAAATTAAATAAAAATATAGATAATTACTATATTATTAATAGAAAACATATGAGTGACTGGAGAGCAGTTTCAAAAAAATTGAGAAAAAATGATTACACTGTCTTATTTGACTCAACAGAAGGATTAAAATACAAGCAAGTTTATTTGCTAAACAGGGTAAATGCAAAAATTAATGTTGGATATAATAAAGATGATTATAAAATATATAACAAAAATATAAAGCAGAATAATACTTTAAAAATGACTGAAATTTACAGACAGATGCTAGAAAGTGTAAATATTAAAGTAAAAGACACTAAATATGATATTCCAGTTTCAGAAGAATCAGAAAAAAATGTGGATGAATTTCTGAAAGAAAATAATGCAACCGAAAAAATAATCGCATTAAACTTTTTTGGAGCTTCAAGAGGCAGAAAAATAAACGAAGAAAATGCACTAATTATAATAAAAAGACTAACCGAGATGTATGATAAACACAAAATCATAATACTAGACTCTCCTAACGACAGAGAAACAATATACAATATATTAAAAAAGGCTGACAATAAAAACGTGCTATTCTTTGAAAAATCTCAAACAATACTGGACTCAATTTCCATAATAAAAAGAAGCAATTTAACAGTGTCTCTAGATACTTCGATTTTACATATTGCCGAAGGGCTTAATAAAAAAATAATGGCTTTTTACGGACCGAAAATTAATAAAAACAAATGGAGAATAAAAGAGGAAAACAACATACTGATTGATTATCCTGAAAATAGAATAAATGATGTGGATTTTGAAAAATTATTTGACAATTTAAAAGTTTAA
- a CDS encoding glycosyltransferase family 2 protein, with protein sequence MKLSVGIITFNEENRIGKTLDSVREIADEVIVVDSESTDRTTEIALSKGARVFVEKWKGYGPQKNSVLKKCKGEWILLIDADEVISPQLKEKIKSIINSESPSGDVYKIKLRNIAFKKEIKFGGWDDYVIRLWKNGKVTISDREVHEKYKTKSKIKKIKELIIHYTYDNIEEFLEKLNRYTSQSAKEYIKKGKNASFIKIYSKMLFRFIKMYILQLGFLDGYEGYLLAKYSSIYTMTKYTKLREEYYNNLGNDTSLVITTYNWPKALEICLNSALNQTVPPKEIIIADDGSKQETVDLVKRFQQSYPQSNIIHSWQEDKGFRAGMSRNRAISKATGNYIIIIDGDLVLNRHFIEDHIKNRKKGCFIQGSRVITSPTSSKEIMEGKKINFFDKGIRNKMNMVRNGLLSKMTTKIDRNLRGIRSCNMSFFKEDLVKVNGFEEEIEGWGREDSELAVRLFNIGCKKKKLKFEALTCHLYHKENDRSRLKKNDEYLANAIKSRKTRAKKGLNRYGRRNSSNY encoded by the coding sequence ATGAAATTGTCCGTTGGAATAATAACTTTTAATGAAGAAAACAGGATTGGAAAAACTTTGGATTCTGTGAGAGAAATAGCAGATGAAGTAATAGTGGTTGATAGTGAAAGTACAGATAGGACTACCGAAATTGCTCTTTCTAAAGGGGCAAGAGTTTTTGTGGAAAAATGGAAAGGATACGGACCACAAAAAAATTCTGTATTGAAAAAATGTAAAGGTGAATGGATTTTATTAATAGATGCAGATGAAGTAATTTCACCACAGTTAAAAGAAAAAATAAAATCAATTATAAACAGTGAATCTCCTTCAGGTGATGTTTATAAAATAAAGCTCAGAAATATTGCCTTTAAAAAGGAAATAAAATTTGGTGGCTGGGATGATTATGTTATAAGGCTTTGGAAAAATGGAAAAGTAACAATAAGTGACCGTGAAGTTCACGAAAAATATAAAACTAAAAGTAAAATAAAAAAAATAAAGGAATTAATAATTCATTACACTTATGACAATATCGAAGAATTTTTAGAAAAATTAAACAGATATACTTCGCAAAGTGCTAAAGAATACATAAAAAAAGGTAAAAACGCCAGTTTTATAAAAATATACTCAAAAATGTTATTTAGATTTATAAAAATGTATATTTTACAGCTAGGCTTTCTCGATGGATATGAAGGTTACTTGCTTGCAAAATATAGCTCCATTTACACAATGACAAAATATACCAAGTTAAGAGAAGAATACTATAACAACCTAGGAAATGACACTTCTCTCGTAATCACAACATATAATTGGCCAAAAGCTCTGGAAATCTGTTTAAACAGTGCATTAAATCAAACTGTTCCACCAAAGGAAATAATAATCGCTGATGATGGTTCAAAACAGGAGACAGTAGATTTGGTAAAAAGATTCCAGCAAAGTTATCCACAAAGCAATATTATCCATTCTTGGCAAGAAGACAAGGGATTTAGGGCTGGAATGTCAAGAAATAGGGCAATTAGCAAAGCAACTGGAAATTATATAATAATAATAGATGGTGATTTGGTATTAAATAGGCATTTTATTGAAGATCACATAAAAAATAGAAAAAAAGGATGTTTTATACAAGGCTCAAGAGTAATAACTTCTCCAACATCATCAAAAGAAATAATGGAAGGAAAAAAAATAAATTTCTTTGACAAGGGAATTAGAAATAAAATGAATATGGTAAGAAACGGACTTCTTTCCAAAATGACTACAAAAATTGATAGAAATTTACGTGGAATAAGATCCTGCAATATGTCTTTCTTTAAAGAAGATCTTGTAAAAGTCAATGGCTTCGAGGAAGAAATTGAAGGATGGGGAAGAGAAGACAGTGAACTTGCAGTGAGACTGTTTAATATTGGCTGTAAAAAGAAAAAACTAAAATTTGAAGCATTAACATGCCATTTGTATCATAAGGAAAATGATAGAAGCAGACTGAAAAAAAATGACGAATATCTGGCAAATGCAATAAAAAGCAGAAAAACAAGAGCCAAGAAAGGACTGAACAGATATGGAAGACGTAACAGCAGTAATTACTAG
- a CDS encoding glycosyltransferase, whose translation MEDVTAVITSCGRFDLLEETLDSFFEFNTYPIKKIIITEDSTEGKKLEKLISKYKDKKQNFQLIVNETRLGQLKSIDKAYREIDTKYIFHCEDDWKFFKKGFIEKSIKLLEEDEKILIVGLRSKKDFPENFFFDKDYVSKSGEHYYNVKGEIFTYNPALRRKKDMDLFGLHEKLENQRYEEVLSNFYKERGYKTVFFKEPAVEHIGNKRHVHFSKNRKNTVLSFKIDRLIKKIRAKILKMRGKI comes from the coding sequence ATGGAAGACGTAACAGCAGTAATTACTAGCTGCGGAAGATTTGACCTGCTGGAAGAAACATTAGACAGTTTTTTTGAGTTTAATACTTATCCAATAAAAAAAATAATAATTACTGAAGATAGTACCGAAGGAAAAAAATTGGAAAAATTAATTTCAAAATATAAAGATAAGAAACAGAATTTTCAGCTTATAGTCAATGAAACAAGATTAGGACAGCTAAAATCAATTGACAAAGCTTACCGTGAAATTGATACTAAATATATTTTTCATTGTGAAGATGACTGGAAATTTTTTAAGAAAGGCTTTATTGAAAAATCTATAAAACTGCTTGAAGAAGATGAAAAAATTTTAATTGTCGGACTGCGTTCCAAAAAAGATTTTCCAGAAAATTTCTTTTTTGATAAAGATTATGTTTCAAAGTCAGGCGAGCATTACTACAATGTGAAAGGGGAAATATTTACTTATAATCCAGCTTTAAGAAGAAAAAAGGATATGGATTTATTTGGACTTCATGAAAAACTGGAAAATCAGAGATATGAAGAAGTTCTTTCAAATTTTTACAAGGAACGTGGATATAAAACAGTATTTTTTAAAGAACCAGCTGTAGAACATATTGGAAATAAAAGGCATGTTCATTTTAGCAAAAATAGAAAAAATACTGTACTTAGCTTTAAAATTGATAGGCTAATTAAAAAAATACGAGCAAAAATTTTAAAAATGAGAGGCAAAATATAA
- a CDS encoding polysaccharide deacetylase family protein: MIYTYLFLTVVLIFLIFIIYNKTRKSFVLCLMYHSVDNEKGKGGIFVNEFEEHIKWIKDKKTFKMEELKNLNYTLPKNSILITFDDGYKNNYTLAFPILKKYNMKATIFLNTKFIGKDEFYLNWDEIKEMYESGLVDFQLHTHSHQLTIKDISVLDFYDEESSPYFKRESYNLFFEGNYDEKKDKEKLYGLPVFKLRSKISIAGYKPKKDFLKKYQNIKQLQKFNKNEKKDFLNKLFKEKQNEFFDKISEEQFRKTVEFEILENKKIIKKNLGKTPDCLAYPWGHRYNGNREDIRKLGVDVFITTRKGVNSLKLNKNWIYRVSGDDFENFDEFKQELTDGSGPYYRKLRKIFTKK; this comes from the coding sequence ATGATATATACATATTTGTTTTTGACGGTTGTTTTGATATTTTTAATATTTATTATTTATAACAAAACTAGAAAAAGTTTCGTTTTATGCCTTATGTATCACAGTGTTGACAATGAAAAAGGAAAAGGTGGAATTTTTGTTAATGAATTTGAAGAACATATAAAATGGATAAAAGATAAAAAAACTTTTAAAATGGAAGAATTAAAAAATTTAAATTATACATTGCCAAAAAATTCCATATTAATAACCTTTGATGATGGATACAAAAATAACTATACTTTAGCTTTTCCAATTTTGAAAAAATATAATATGAAAGCTACTATATTTTTGAATACAAAATTTATTGGAAAAGATGAATTTTATTTAAACTGGGATGAAATTAAGGAAATGTATGAAAGTGGACTCGTGGATTTCCAGTTGCATACCCACTCGCATCAGTTGACAATAAAAGATATTTCCGTGCTTGATTTTTACGATGAAGAAAGTTCGCCATATTTTAAAAGAGAAAGTTATAATTTATTTTTTGAAGGAAATTATGATGAAAAAAAAGATAAGGAAAAATTATATGGATTGCCAGTATTTAAATTAAGAAGTAAAATTTCAATCGCTGGATATAAACCCAAAAAAGATTTTCTAAAAAAATACCAAAATATAAAACAACTTCAAAAATTTAATAAAAATGAAAAAAAAGATTTTCTAAATAAATTATTTAAAGAAAAGCAAAATGAATTTTTTGACAAAATTAGTGAAGAGCAATTTAGAAAAACTGTAGAATTTGAAATTTTGGAAAATAAAAAAATTATTAAAAAAAATTTAGGAAAAACTCCAGATTGTCTGGCATATCCTTGGGGGCATAGGTATAACGGAAATCGTGAAGATATAAGAAAACTAGGCGTGGATGTCTTTATAACTACAAGAAAAGGGGTAAATTCCTTAAAACTCAATAAAAATTGGATTTATCGTGTGAGCGGAGATGATTTTGAAAATTTTGATGAATTTAAGCAGGAATTAACTGATGGAAGCGGACCATATTATAGAAAACTAAGAAAGATTTTCACTAAAAAATGA